The following DNA comes from Anopheles coustani chromosome 2, idAnoCousDA_361_x.2, whole genome shotgun sequence.
tgttCCTACGCTTTCTTCGTTTTATGATCTTTATGATTTACCACCCGCACCTACAACGCAGCGATGGAAAGGTTCGCCTGTGGCGCGTTTCTTCCGCAATCCGACGCTTTGGACCGAACGACAGTATATGACGCCAGCGCACGGAAGCGATGCCAGAAGCTGCCCGAATGTATCGGCGGCATAACAGcgccggcggcggcagcggcggcagtGGCAGACGGAATAATCTCATGACGCAGTCGATGGAATCTGGATCCGGGATCAGCAGGACTTCGCCTAGTGCAAACGGCGCCGTAGGGCAGTCTTCCACGCAAccctcgtcgtcatcgtcctcgtcgtcttcgtcgtttgGTGGCTCCTCGATCGTGTCCTGCATGGCAACGTCCTCGTCCACCACGCCGTCGGTGGCATTCGCTTCAGTGCCTCCTCCAGTAGCTACGGCTTCTAGACCGTTAGTGCCCGCCAATGGAGTCCCGGCGATGGGCTCCGCTTCGCCGGGATCGTTGCGAAACAATAGGCTTTATCGTAGCCTAAACCATAACTATCTCAGTATACTGAACCGCACAAACCGACGGTAATGGGTACTATCAGTCCAGGATAGATGGTTGTACATACTATCCATACGGGACTCATTAGTTAGGATTTGTCCACGTTGGCCAATAATACCAACAGTGCACCATGTGTACCTGGTTTTCATTTATGATTGTATTTGCCCCAGCAAAATCCATTTCTAGCAACTTTCCTCTGTTTATCATTCTTTACAACAAGCTGAACCACTatacttttctgttttacatttcCCGTGGTTTTTGTCATGCAAATGTTGTGGGGAGGTTTTCAATGTTCGTACAGCAACTAAACTTAAtctaaaatgtaattttttttttcgcggcGACGAATACTCATTTTTTCTGAACATGACAAACAAAAGAGCTTAAACCCCTGTTGCGAACTAGAACAAAAATGGTGTAACTGAATGTTTAGATTACCTTTGAAACTGAGGAACTTTTCAACTTGATTTTTCATCGTTAGTTCGGTTGACATTTACAATCTAATATTATTAGCTCATTTACCTTCGTGTATGGTAGTTTTCCAATACTTTCCAATTAATCccaaatataatttaatattgGTTGTGATTTTAGTTGATAGAGAAGAAATCGATAAGTATTTACTTCGTTTTTTCCGCTATTACTTTATACTAATAATTAACTCTCGCATACACGCTCGACCGACTGTTCTGTGTAGCATGAAGATGATGTACAGAGCGTGCTTATTGAAATGACAATTTATGCTTATTTTTAACAGTATTCCCAATAGttagtatttcggaatggacGTCGAAATGAGGGCCCACTTCGTCTGACACAGTATTTAGCTAGGCAGTTAATTTTTTGTGTTgattattttcatctttttaagCTTAAGAACCCACCAATGCACCAACACGCATTCCATTAAATGGGTTATATGTATCTTTTATATTAGTTGTACGGGGTATGCCTTCCGTGGACTGCTGGATAATAAAAAATGCGTAGAAACTGACCTATGCTGAATGTGAAATACTACAACCCCAGATACTAAAGATTACAGGAATGCTAGAGAATGAAATATGAGTAAAAGAAAGTGTCCGATGAACGATAGGATGTTGATAAGAGCATGCCAGGGATAAGAAGAAATTTATGGTTCGACTAATTTGTGTAAAGGCATGAACTGAAAGACAACAGAAAACTGCATAGATGCTACTTAGGAATGtttaaattcaacaaataataaaaaaaacttactaattttgaaaatagatgcttttttcttattcttggtttttttattcaatagcCTTATTTAAGCATATGAATCGCCAAAACGGTAATTTTGGACATACATttataaacaattaaaatgaaGATTGCCCTATTTCTATCGCCTCATCGTCTAGAAAATCTTTCGTATACGGTGTatattatgttgttttttattctacGTCACTACgcacaataaacaaaaaaggctaTTGTTGAAAGGTATGAGAAGTTATacgaatgtttatatttaaaaagcaAGACTTTTTATTTGTGTAAATATGATCAAAACCGTGTTTCATACTTTCGGTAATTAACGAATTGTTGATCATTTCAAAAACTCGCCATGATCAGATGTAAACAAACCATGACAGCACTGTCAAATATGTCTAATTATAATTAGTGTATACACCAACCTCTTTGTTGCATGCACTGTGGTATCCCCTTCGCAACCGAAAAATCCAAACAACTGCCATTTGTTTGAATCGGTGCTGCTGAGGCTACGAAGGATTGCGGATCGCCATTTGTTCTAGGCACTAGGACGAATCCTGTGGGTTGAGTGAATTATTGATTTAGCTTGGTTAAATAGTGTTGATTGAGTGTTTTAAGTCGTGAAAACGTTCGAATGAATGCTTCTATCCTGTAAAAACTATGGCAGAGATAATTTCATGCGCCAAGGATACGCAGCTGCACAGCTTCCCGGAGCTAAAACAGCTTTCCACTAGTGCCCATATCGACAGCAACAATGGATCGGATTGTCGGTTTTTCGGGTCCTCGAAGTTATTCGTGCGGGCGAACAAGAACACCGGTATCGAGCTGCTGCGCATCAAAGATGGCGAAGCGCCGGTTGACGGCGCTGCGCCCACTCGATCCATTGCGACCGTAAAGAAAATGATGATCGATAATCTGTACTGCGTGGCGTGTCCAAAGACGGCGAGCAAAGATGAGATTGCAATCGGATTGACGTCCGGCACGGTACGGTTTATGAACTACAAGAAGGCCAACTTTACCAAGCGGTTCGATTCCGAGCGGATTACGAACAGCGTCACGTTCATGGACTTTAATGCGACGGATGATTTCCTGGCGGCAGTGTACGAAAATGGGCTGGTAAATGTTTACGGAATGAAGACAAGCTCAAAGTTGCACACGCTAGCATTCGATAAGAAGTAAGTCGTTCGTCACCTTTACAACATGGGtccgaacaaaataaaaatatccatcACCAACGTTCTTCTTTACAGCACAAACAAGGCACGCTTTCATCCTACGAAACGGTTCCACATGGCAGTAGCATCGGACAAAGGTGCGGTCGTGGTTTACGATTCTCAGGCAAAGAAAACTCTGTTCTCTCAACCAACGGCTCACGGAGCGCCCTGTCGCGATGTGGGCATGGTCGAATCAtttccggactacgttttctCCGTTGGCTATGATAGTGTGATCAATGTGTTTGATACACGCCGCAAGGACGTGGCTTACCATATACAGTCAAACTATCCCTTCGAGTCGCTGGCGATCGCGGAGGATGGTCACCACTTCGCTGTGGGCAATTTGAAGGGTTACGTGTACGGTTACGACTTGCGCAACCTGCAGCAACCGCTCAACATGAAGCAGATCCACCAGAGCAACGTCACCAGCTTGACGTTCGTTCCCAAGGCCAAGGACGGCTCAAGCAGGCGAAGTATGATCGAGCTGGACGAGTCGCGAAAGGTTAGCTCTCGCGGAGTTAGAATCAGTGAAGGTGGTGTAAGGGCCAATGGAACACCGGAAATGGGACaggcagcaaacgaaaaggaaaaacagcaCGACAGTTTCATTGGAGATATTGATCAGTTCATGCAACGACGTGAGCCTACGTTGGGCTGTATGTCTCGGCTGAGCACATCGTCCCGGTTGAGTGGCGAATCGCCGAATCGTTTGGCGGGAAACAATTTGCTGGGCTTCTTGGATGATCTTTCTGACTGTCATACTGATCTGGACGATACGGACGGATTGTCGGAATCGAATCATGCACGTGACCAACAGCATGCTTCTGGGTCTACGCCTGAGCCAGAATTGAACATTGATGAAAGTTTCATCAATACCACTCGTCTGATAAAGCGCATCAAAGCGAATGGTGGTGGGCGACCGAATGCCAGCGCCGGTGATCGCCTGAACAAGAAAGGAATGGTCGACAATTTGGAACACATCAACGAAGAAGCATCCGACATCGGGGAAACTGAAAATGAAGGCACTGAAGAAAGTGGCGTCATTGTGGTTGGTGCTAAAAGCGAAACTAACAAGAAACCACCACAGCTTAGCATTAATCGTGTGCTCCTCGAAAGCCAGCAGGAAAACAAAGCAGTAAAGGCTGTTACGCAACAAGATAGCCGTAAGTTGCTGAGCGTCCCTAGTGAACTATCAACTCCTacggtggatggaaaagaaaacaattctcGTTCGATGATGGCGGCCGCTGTTTTCCGGCATGAGGATTGCCCCGCTACGGCCGCAGAACCTTCGACGACCAATCACCTTGGTCCGGAAGCGAATGAAGATTCCCTCAAGCGACCGGCCATCGATCAGCAGCCACTgacgaaacaacaacagcgaACTAGTACAAGTGGATTGCAGGTCcctgtgcagcagcagcaacagctcaGTGCCGAAATAGCCGAGCTGCGAAAAGCAATGATGGACCAGTTTCAGAAGAGCACGATCCAGCAGGTGGACGCGGAACAAGCGATGAGGAGCCACCTTTGGATGTGTATGTTCAATCTGTGGAGGGAAACGCACCAGAAGCTAGAGTCGATCGAGCAGACCGTAAATGCCGGCTTTGGGTTGCTGCTGCCGAGGGATGAGTTTGCTCAACAATTCATAAGCATGCGAGCAGAAAATGAAGCTTTGCGAAACCGACTGAGAGAGCTGGAAGAACAAGGGAAGCGTGGAAATTAGCAGCAGCGTAGAAAGGGTAGATCATTCAAGTCCCTCCGGGGTTTAAATAATACACAGTAAGACTAGTTCGATTTAATTGTCAGACTTTGCTGCTTCCATTTGAAATTCGTTTATTTGAAGTTTTGTGTTgatataatgttttttttgatAAGGAGTAATTCCGTATATGCTGAAAAACGTACcattaaaataacttttatAGTATGGCATTATGTACAAAATATGGTTTTAAGGCCTATAGGCAAATATTCTCCGTACAAATTCGATTATCATCTCAGCAATCCAGTCTGGCTTAAGTAGACCGAACTCAACTGAAAGCTATGAAATAGACATTTTAAGGATAAGTTTAAACGTGAAAATAGATCTTTCGTTACAACGAATCAAGgaagcttttctttttgatgGAGCAATGATGTAAAATAGGATGTGTTTCTTTTACTTCTGGCTTTACTGGAAATGGTTTCTTACGCTTCGGTTTCGGGGGTTTGAACCTGGGTTCCTGGTTGCTCGTTCTTGGTTTGGCTTTGGCTTAATTGGCGCCTTATTTGATCCAGGTGACGGGCGCTGCATAGTGGCGTATCGACCTGT
Coding sequences within:
- the LOC131263505 gene encoding uncharacterized protein LOC131263505 — protein: MAEIISCAKDTQLHSFPELKQLSTSAHIDSNNGSDCRFFGSSKLFVRANKNTGIELLRIKDGEAPVDGAAPTRSIATVKKMMIDNLYCVACPKTASKDEIAIGLTSGTVRFMNYKKANFTKRFDSERITNSVTFMDFNATDDFLAAVYENGLVNVYGMKTSSKLHTLAFDKNTNKARFHPTKRFHMAVASDKGAVVVYDSQAKKTLFSQPTAHGAPCRDVGMVESFPDYVFSVGYDSVINVFDTRRKDVAYHIQSNYPFESLAIAEDGHHFAVGNLKGYVYGYDLRNLQQPLNMKQIHQSNVTSLTFVPKAKDGSSRRSMIELDESRKVSSRGVRISEGGVRANGTPEMGQAANEKEKQHDSFIGDIDQFMQRREPTLGCMSRLSTSSRLSGESPNRLAGNNLLGFLDDLSDCHTDLDDTDGLSESNHARDQQHASGSTPEPELNIDESFINTTRLIKRIKANGGGRPNASAGDRLNKKGMVDNLEHINEEASDIGETENEGTEESGVIVVGAKSETNKKPPQLSINRVLLESQQENKAVKAVTQQDSRKLLSVPSELSTPTVDGKENNSRSMMAAAVFRHEDCPATAAEPSTTNHLGPEANEDSLKRPAIDQQPLTKQQQRTSTSGLQVPVQQQQQLSAEIAELRKAMMDQFQKSTIQQVDAEQAMRSHLWMCMFNLWRETHQKLESIEQTVNAGFGLLLPRDEFAQQFISMRAENEALRNRLRELEEQGKRGN